A region of Streptomyces sp. TG1A-60 DNA encodes the following proteins:
- a CDS encoding translation initiation factor IF-2, with product MAGGTFDGMSHERMLQWLDQANSGTVQSAADRLATAAEEIHKIADELKVRPQWVEWKGEGADAFRAWTADLANSTLRLGDFSESSAKWLAQASDAIARAQAAIPRTAEGAQANLDAATVAHNDPDAGTISAKSAAELAALAAGKEKVRQEAAAEMVKLGQAYAFSAMQLNALERPKFAPPPTAIVPVDGTVQSIDLERPGASEQSASSPGGVAALDSARSRDTGSDTSDVRRSLDTRSSERSAPSVDGPPTRMAIDSVETLPQDKRTATGPPSGPPGAGRLEGLGSPPHSSWVPPVTGRQGMPAAGPPAQGRSAVPGRMPQFPAGQAVQSPNAARVPGGSDGIIGGRPVTPPVGGQAGTTHRGTVVGAPPGSTGRPPMGPTTGTATPTGRTAGQQGPTPGRSLPSPNGGVIGGAPQQTSRTVRSSGGSGGTAGTGTTSGGGTTRGGIVGGAPSGVRPGENRGTGIPRVSGPNSSTSTGNRNVRPRRPAGDEETRRHGNSRTAPPAVD from the coding sequence ATGGCGGGCGGCACCTTCGACGGCATGAGCCACGAGCGCATGCTCCAGTGGCTCGACCAGGCCAACAGCGGCACGGTCCAGTCCGCCGCAGACCGGCTGGCAACCGCGGCAGAGGAGATCCACAAGATCGCCGACGAGCTCAAGGTCCGCCCCCAGTGGGTGGAGTGGAAGGGCGAGGGCGCCGACGCCTTCCGCGCCTGGACCGCCGACCTCGCCAACTCCACCTTGCGCTTGGGCGACTTCAGCGAGAGCTCCGCGAAGTGGCTGGCCCAGGCCTCCGATGCCATCGCCCGCGCCCAGGCGGCGATCCCGCGTACGGCGGAGGGGGCGCAGGCGAACCTGGACGCGGCGACGGTGGCGCACAACGACCCCGACGCGGGCACCATCTCCGCCAAGTCCGCAGCCGAACTCGCGGCGCTGGCGGCCGGCAAGGAGAAGGTGCGGCAGGAGGCTGCCGCGGAGATGGTGAAGCTGGGGCAGGCCTACGCGTTTTCGGCCATGCAGCTGAACGCGCTGGAGAGGCCCAAGTTCGCGCCGCCGCCGACGGCGATTGTGCCGGTCGATGGGACCGTTCAGAGCATTGACCTGGAACGTCCGGGCGCTTCCGAGCAGAGCGCCTCGTCGCCCGGTGGCGTTGCTGCGCTGGATTCGGCTCGGAGTAGGGACACTGGTTCCGACACCTCCGACGTGAGGCGATCGTTGGACACGCGGTCTTCAGAGCGCTCCGCGCCGTCGGTGGATGGGCCTCCGACCCGGATGGCTATTGATTCTGTGGAGACGCTGCCGCAGGACAAGCGGACAGCGACGGGTCCGCCAAGCGGTCCGCCCGGTGCCGGACGGTTGGAGGGGCTTGGAAGTCCTCCGCACTCGAGTTGGGTTCCCCCAGTGACGGGCAGGCAGGGTATGCCTGCTGCTGGCCCGCCGGCACAGGGGCGGTCGGCCGTGCCTGGCCGTATGCCTCAGTTCCCTGCCGGTCAGGCTGTCCAATCTCCGAATGCCGCGCGTGTGCCGGGCGGTAGTGACGGCATCATCGGCGGTCGTCCAGTCACCCCGCCCGTGGGCGGGCAGGCGGGAACCACCCATCGTGGAACAGTGGTGGGGGCACCACCCGGCTCGACAGGGCGTCCCCCGATGGGCCCCACCACCGGTACGGCGACTCCCACAGGACGAACGGCCGGTCAGCAGGGACCGACGCCCGGTCGTAGTCTCCCGTCGCCGAACGGTGGCGTCATCGGAGGCGCTCCGCAACAGACGAGCCGTACGGTGCGCAGCTCCGGCGGCTCGGGTGGGACGGCCGGAACCGGTACGACCTCCGGCGGTGGTACGACGCGTGGCGGCATCGTAGGCGGTGCACCCAGCGGGGTTCGCCCTGGCGAGAACAGAGGAACAGGCATTCCTCGCGTATCGGGGCCGAACTCCTCAACGAGCACGGGCAACAGGAACGTTCGGCCACGCCGCCCTGCCGGCGACGAGGAGACCCGACGGCATGGCAACAGCCGCACCGCACCACCGGCCGTCGACTGA
- the mycP gene encoding type VII secretion-associated serine protease mycosin, translating into MASALLGLLLVGSAGAPAYAESIREQQWFLDAMKAEQMWQTSTGKGVTVAVLDTGVDPDNPDLKGRVLDGKDFAPESRAGDEHTDYEGHGTGMAGLIAGTGAHGGGKGALGLAPGVDILPVRMPDDSDVSPFEVSAYVSKGIRYAADSGAQVINVSLSGGIISPELTEAVRYAHDKGSLVFAAAGNDADKQHHFNPLAATPGVVAVAAVGKNLRRASWSQYGPEVDISAPGEDMVHACGGKTGLCKTSGTSDATALASASAALIWSKHPTWTNNQVLRVMLNTIGAPTDGAKRNDSIGYGIVRPRIALQNPGDPGPADEYPLPDLAAAASAAPSAQPSAADAADTPAERESADTTASAAKDGTTVWILLGTGAAALLGVAIASFVVIRRRRSAAAAAQPVQLPYGPGAV; encoded by the coding sequence ATGGCATCGGCGCTACTCGGCCTGCTGCTGGTGGGCTCTGCGGGGGCACCGGCCTATGCCGAGTCGATCCGCGAGCAGCAGTGGTTCCTCGACGCCATGAAGGCCGAGCAGATGTGGCAGACCAGCACCGGGAAGGGCGTCACGGTTGCTGTGCTCGACACAGGAGTCGATCCGGATAATCCTGACCTGAAAGGGAGGGTACTCGACGGCAAGGACTTTGCTCCCGAGAGTCGTGCAGGCGACGAGCATACGGACTATGAGGGCCATGGCACGGGGATGGCCGGACTCATCGCCGGCACAGGTGCGCATGGAGGTGGGAAAGGCGCGCTCGGGCTCGCCCCTGGGGTCGACATCCTCCCTGTCCGGATGCCTGATGACAGTGACGTCAGCCCATTTGAAGTGTCTGCGTACGTCAGCAAGGGCATTCGTTACGCGGCCGATTCCGGAGCCCAGGTCATCAACGTCTCGTTGAGCGGAGGCATCATCAGCCCAGAGTTGACCGAGGCGGTCAGGTACGCCCACGACAAGGGCTCACTCGTTTTCGCAGCGGCGGGCAATGATGCCGACAAGCAGCACCACTTCAACCCCCTGGCTGCCACGCCTGGTGTCGTAGCCGTGGCAGCAGTGGGCAAGAACCTCCGTCGGGCGTCCTGGTCCCAGTACGGCCCCGAGGTGGACATTTCTGCCCCCGGCGAAGACATGGTTCACGCTTGCGGCGGCAAAACAGGGCTCTGTAAGACCAGTGGCACCAGCGACGCCACCGCCCTCGCCTCCGCCAGCGCCGCCCTCATCTGGTCCAAGCACCCCACCTGGACCAACAACCAGGTTCTCCGAGTCATGCTCAACACCATCGGCGCCCCCACCGACGGCGCCAAGCGCAACGACTCCATCGGCTACGGCATCGTCCGCCCCCGCATCGCCCTGCAGAACCCCGGCGACCCGGGCCCCGCCGACGAATACCCCCTCCCGGACCTCGCGGCGGCGGCCTCCGCGGCGCCGTCTGCCCAACCGTCGGCGGCCGATGCCGCCGATACTCCGGCGGAGAGGGAAAGCGCCGACACGACAGCCTCCGCTGCCAAGGACGGCACCACCGTCTGGATCCTGCTGGGGACCGGCGCAGCCGCACTCCTCGGAGTCGCGATCGCTTCCTTCGTCGTCATCCGCAGGCGTCGGAGCGCGGCAGCAGCGGCTCAGCCGGTCCAACTCCCCTACGGGCCCGGGGCCGTCTGA
- a CDS encoding N-acetyltransferase yields MFRIETEVDKERSQLLRSRLRASNTAASPVLRDLRGTPGARELPLQVWALDEAGDLLGGLVGHTWATWLHITYLWVDDRHRGAGLGSHLLSQAEHTAAHERGCRSARLETWEFQAPRFYQRLGFEVVSVIPDYPPGITEYTLTKRLG; encoded by the coding sequence ATGTTTCGCATCGAGACGGAAGTCGACAAGGAGCGAAGCCAATTGCTGCGTTCCCGACTGCGCGCCAGCAACACCGCGGCTTCGCCGGTCCTCCGCGACCTGCGTGGAACCCCTGGTGCACGGGAGCTTCCGCTCCAGGTGTGGGCTCTGGACGAGGCGGGCGACCTCCTCGGCGGCCTGGTCGGCCACACCTGGGCGACGTGGCTCCACATCACCTACCTCTGGGTCGACGATCGCCACCGGGGGGCGGGCCTCGGTTCGCATCTCCTGTCCCAGGCCGAACACACCGCCGCCCACGAACGCGGCTGCCGCTCCGCCCGCCTGGAAACCTGGGAGTTCCAGGCCCCCCGCTTCTACCAGCGCCTCGGCTTCGAGGTGGTGTCCGTGATCCCCGACTATCCGCCGGGGATCACGGAGTACACGCTGACCAAACGCCTCGGGTGA
- the galK gene encoding galactokinase, which translates to MSEAVVVAERFEELYGAEPEGVWAAPGRVNLIGEHTDYNDGFVMPFALPHTTIAAVSRRTDGVLRLHSDDVEGGVVELSLEGLIPEADRAWTAYPSGVVWALREAGHTAVTGADIHLTSTVPTGAGLSSSAALEVVVALALNDLFDLGLKGWQLARLCQRAENVYVGAPTGIMDQTASACCESGHALFLDTRDLSQRQIPFDLAAEGMQLLVVDTQVKHSHSEGEYGKRRAGCEKGAALLGVDALRDVAYGELDAALGRLGDEEEVRRLVRHVVTEDERVERVVSLLESGETRAIGPILTDGHASLRDDFRISCPELDLVVDTALSSGALGARMTGGGFGGSAIVLVEATDADAVTKAVEEAFAAADFAAPRVFVAVPSAGARRVS; encoded by the coding sequence ATGAGCGAGGCTGTCGTCGTCGCCGAGCGGTTCGAGGAGCTGTACGGGGCGGAGCCGGAGGGAGTGTGGGCCGCGCCGGGCCGGGTGAACCTCATCGGCGAACACACCGACTACAACGACGGCTTCGTCATGCCCTTCGCCCTCCCGCACACCACGATCGCGGCGGTGTCCCGGCGCACGGACGGTGTCCTGCGCCTGCACTCCGACGACGTCGAGGGCGGCGTGGTCGAACTGTCTCTGGAAGGACTGATCCCCGAGGCCGACCGCGCCTGGACGGCGTACCCGTCCGGCGTCGTCTGGGCCCTGCGCGAGGCCGGCCACACGGCCGTCACCGGCGCGGACATCCACCTCACCTCGACGGTCCCCACCGGCGCCGGCCTCTCCTCCTCGGCGGCCCTGGAAGTGGTCGTGGCCCTCGCCCTCAACGACCTCTTCGACCTCGGCCTGAAGGGCTGGCAGCTGGCCCGCCTGTGCCAGCGCGCCGAGAACGTCTACGTCGGCGCCCCCACCGGGATCATGGACCAGACGGCCTCCGCCTGCTGCGAGAGCGGCCACGCCCTGTTCCTCGACACCCGGGACCTCTCCCAGCGCCAGATCCCCTTCGACCTGGCCGCCGAGGGCATGCAGCTCCTCGTCGTCGACACCCAGGTCAAGCACTCCCACAGCGAGGGCGAGTACGGCAAACGCCGCGCCGGCTGCGAGAAGGGCGCGGCCCTGCTGGGCGTCGACGCGCTGCGGGACGTCGCGTACGGCGAACTGGACGCGGCCCTGGGCCGCCTCGGCGACGAGGAGGAGGTCCGCCGCCTGGTCCGCCACGTGGTGACGGAGGACGAGCGCGTCGAGCGCGTGGTCTCCCTCCTGGAGTCGGGCGAGACCCGCGCGATCGGCCCGATCCTGACCGACGGACATGCGTCGTTGCGCGACGACTTCCGCATCTCCTGCCCGGAACTGGACCTGGTCGTCGACACGGCCCTGTCCTCCGGCGCCCTCGGCGCCCGCATGACCGGCGGCGGCTTCGGCGGCTCCGCGATCGTCCTCGTCGAGGCGACGGACGCGGACGCGGTCACCAAGGCGGTCGAGGAGGCCTTCGCCGCGGCCGACTTCGCCGCACCCCGGGTGTTCGTGGCGGTGCCCTCGGCGGGGGCGCGACGGGTTTCGTGA
- the galE gene encoding UDP-glucose 4-epimerase GalE encodes MSGKYLVTGGAGYVGSVVARHLLEAGHEVVVLDNLSTGFREGVPTGASFIEGDIRDAAKWLDASFDAVLHFAAFSQVGESVVKPEKYWDNNVGGTMALLGAMREAGVRKLVFSSTAATYGEPESTPIVESAPTKPTNPYGASKLAVDHMIAGEAAAHGLGAVSLRYFNVAGAYGPCGERHDPESHLIPLVLQVAQGRREAISVFGDDYPTPDGTCVRDYIHVADLADAHLLALDAAVPGEHLICNLGNGNGFSVREVIETVRRVTGHPIPEVVAPRRAGDPATLVASAATARERLGWNPSRADLAGIVADAWEFARAHAE; translated from the coding sequence ATGAGCGGCAAGTACCTGGTCACCGGTGGCGCGGGCTATGTCGGCAGCGTGGTCGCCCGGCATCTGCTGGAGGCGGGCCACGAGGTCGTCGTCCTCGACAACCTCTCCACGGGCTTCCGCGAGGGCGTGCCCACGGGCGCGTCCTTCATCGAGGGCGACATCCGCGACGCCGCCAAGTGGCTGGACGCCTCCTTCGACGCCGTTCTCCACTTCGCCGCGTTCTCGCAGGTCGGCGAGTCCGTCGTGAAGCCCGAGAAGTACTGGGACAACAACGTCGGCGGCACCATGGCGCTCCTCGGCGCGATGCGCGAGGCGGGCGTCCGCAAGCTGGTCTTCTCCTCCACGGCCGCCACGTACGGCGAACCGGAGTCCACCCCGATCGTGGAGTCCGCACCGACGAAGCCGACGAACCCGTACGGCGCCTCGAAGCTCGCGGTCGACCACATGATCGCGGGAGAGGCGGCGGCCCACGGTCTGGGCGCCGTCTCGCTGCGCTACTTCAACGTGGCCGGCGCGTACGGCCCATGCGGCGAGCGCCACGACCCCGAGTCGCACCTCATCCCGCTGGTCCTCCAGGTCGCGCAGGGCAGGCGGGAGGCGATCTCCGTCTTCGGCGACGACTACCCGACCCCGGACGGCACCTGCGTCCGCGACTACATCCACGTCGCCGACCTCGCCGACGCCCACCTGCTGGCGCTGGACGCCGCCGTGCCCGGCGAGCACCTCATCTGCAACCTCGGCAACGGCAACGGCTTCTCGGTGCGGGAAGTGATCGAAACCGTCCGCCGGGTCACGGGCCACCCCATCCCGGAGGTGGTCGCCCCCCGCCGCGCCGGCGACCCGGCGACCCTGGTGGCCTCGGCCGCCACGGCCCGCGAACGGCTCGGCTGGAACCCGTCCCGCGCCGACCTCGCGGGGATCGTCGCGGACGCGTGGGAGTTCGCGCGGGCGCACGCCGAGTAG
- a CDS encoding DUF6571 family protein, with the protein MLTYQDVVTIRIGFLTTAAKDWDDMAGGFEELESLYAAKVEGVATDGTWVGVSAGAASSRFSATREQFAAAQVEARAIASLLRDAHAQFARLISQVETTVEEAKQADMSVNSKGVALYDLSKLDSKRSDPSYSQDVLKVRMAEATWTKAIQDAVQAVDDADQGVKLALHEAAGVKSWFERAFDQATGQGYTFNGSAVGDIEVYEAREAQKYADQILAGEKPDDLEEWERLMRDNSDDKTFSQTVLNHVGPEGTIKITNQLNTLAYDSDQRNQQRYLGVEKGLADAMATATQDPKSEFYKNWNDGLKEAGMKRYDWQGEKVRGYQSLVTLMQHGEGYSDRFLHDMGDDMIAAERADQGNDNWDLPKRFVQERDEWFANDPLDGLLGIMSRDPEAAANYLDPKNDPHPDDGKTEDNDRLKYLTRERDWDVQDSNWHRNPHDPDSIWGDPLHRSDTEDAQNRAGFGAALVAATTGIDPNNSGGGYVTHSEVNDRVFEGALKHLSAEGNDFPPSLRTPMAVAMGNFGDEVHQATSAHNDGESPLDRGQVLEVAKQISRDQFSYATLQDAINREIVYDINTGRNGDEEPLIRGGRTIGFLEEARYQGLKVDFDDQRSEATWDAKWDYHTWGGVVNFIPHVGDAAQRGVDVVTAKWLEEEMARIDSNQTRDNLATGTDKEGRLEALADQWRRENPSAIRPDDRYGTVDIVDNAANNGNETAKDLAGKGS; encoded by the coding sequence ATGCTCACGTACCAGGACGTGGTGACGATCAGGATTGGGTTCCTGACCACGGCGGCCAAGGACTGGGACGACATGGCAGGCGGTTTCGAAGAACTGGAAAGCCTCTACGCGGCAAAGGTCGAAGGTGTCGCGACCGACGGTACCTGGGTCGGTGTCAGCGCGGGCGCTGCCTCGTCCCGGTTCTCGGCAACCCGCGAGCAGTTCGCCGCCGCCCAGGTGGAAGCCCGTGCCATCGCCTCGCTTCTGCGGGACGCCCACGCCCAGTTCGCCCGGCTGATCAGCCAGGTCGAGACGACCGTGGAAGAGGCGAAGCAGGCAGACATGTCTGTGAACAGCAAGGGCGTTGCCCTCTACGACCTCAGCAAGCTCGACTCCAAGCGGTCCGACCCGAGTTACTCCCAGGATGTGCTGAAGGTGAGGATGGCGGAGGCTACCTGGACAAAGGCGATCCAGGACGCGGTACAAGCCGTCGACGACGCCGACCAAGGCGTCAAACTCGCCCTCCATGAGGCAGCGGGCGTCAAGAGTTGGTTCGAGCGCGCCTTCGACCAGGCCACGGGCCAGGGCTACACGTTCAACGGCTCCGCCGTCGGCGACATCGAGGTCTACGAGGCCCGTGAAGCCCAGAAATACGCGGACCAGATCCTCGCGGGAGAGAAGCCCGATGACCTGGAGGAGTGGGAGCGTCTGATGCGCGACAACTCCGATGACAAGACCTTCAGCCAGACAGTGCTCAACCACGTGGGGCCTGAAGGAACGATCAAGATTACAAATCAGCTCAACACGTTGGCCTATGACTCTGACCAGCGAAACCAACAACGCTATCTGGGAGTGGAGAAGGGCCTCGCCGATGCGATGGCGACCGCCACGCAGGACCCCAAGTCGGAGTTCTACAAGAACTGGAACGACGGCCTCAAAGAGGCAGGTATGAAGCGCTACGACTGGCAGGGCGAGAAGGTTCGCGGCTATCAGTCACTCGTGACGCTCATGCAGCACGGAGAGGGATACTCCGACCGTTTCCTCCATGACATGGGGGACGACATGATCGCGGCCGAGCGCGCGGACCAGGGCAATGACAACTGGGATCTGCCGAAGCGGTTCGTCCAGGAGCGCGACGAATGGTTCGCCAACGATCCGCTGGATGGACTTCTCGGCATCATGAGCCGCGATCCCGAGGCGGCGGCGAACTACCTGGACCCGAAGAACGATCCGCACCCCGACGACGGCAAGACCGAGGACAACGACAGGCTGAAGTACCTGACGCGAGAACGGGACTGGGATGTCCAGGACAGCAACTGGCACAGAAACCCCCACGACCCTGACAGCATCTGGGGCGACCCCCTCCACCGCTCCGACACCGAGGACGCGCAGAACAGGGCCGGTTTCGGCGCGGCCTTGGTGGCGGCGACGACAGGCATCGACCCGAACAACTCGGGGGGTGGCTATGTTACTCATTCCGAGGTGAATGACAGGGTGTTCGAGGGTGCGCTGAAGCATCTCTCAGCCGAAGGAAACGATTTTCCGCCGAGCCTGCGCACGCCCATGGCTGTGGCCATGGGCAATTTCGGCGACGAAGTGCACCAGGCCACCAGCGCGCACAATGACGGCGAGAGCCCTCTGGATCGGGGGCAGGTACTTGAGGTCGCAAAGCAAATTTCCAGGGACCAGTTCTCCTACGCAACTCTTCAGGACGCTATCAACCGCGAGATCGTCTACGACATAAATACCGGAAGAAATGGTGACGAGGAACCTCTGATCAGGGGCGGGCGCACGATCGGTTTCCTCGAAGAGGCTCGCTACCAAGGGCTCAAAGTGGACTTTGATGACCAAAGAAGTGAAGCAACCTGGGATGCGAAGTGGGATTATCACACGTGGGGTGGAGTGGTCAATTTCATTCCACATGTGGGTGACGCGGCGCAGCGAGGCGTCGATGTCGTAACGGCCAAGTGGCTTGAGGAGGAGATGGCACGCATTGACAGTAACCAGACACGGGACAATCTGGCTACCGGTACAGACAAGGAAGGGCGTCTTGAGGCCCTAGCCGACCAGTGGAGACGTGAAAATCCAAGCGCGATCCGTCCGGACGACCGGTACGGAACAGTAGATATTGTTGATAATGCCGCCAATAATGGAAATGAAACGGCCAAGGATCTGGCAGGTAAGGGATCATGA
- the galT gene encoding galactose-1-phosphate uridylyltransferase → MKKTSTRLADGRELIYYDLRDDTVRDAVDKRPLERTVTTSQVRRDPLLGDSVAIASHRQGRTYHPPANECPLCPSEGDRLSEIPDSSYDAVVFENRFPSLAGDSGRCEVVCFTSDHNASFADLTEEQARLVLEAWTDRTAELSHLPSVEQVFCFENRGAEIGVTLGHPHGQIYAYPFTTPRTALMLRSLAAHKDATGGENLFDAVLERELADERIVLRTEHWVAFVPYAAHWPYEIHLYPTRRVPDLLALDEDARAEFPKVYLELLRRFDRIFGEGESPTPYIAGWHQAPFGTLEEFDGVNRDDFALHLELFTIRRTSGKLKFLAGSESGMNVFINDVPPERAAERLREVASS, encoded by the coding sequence GTGAAGAAGACCTCGACCCGGCTGGCCGACGGTCGTGAGCTGATCTACTACGACCTGCGCGACGACACCGTGCGCGATGCGGTGGACAAAAGGCCCCTGGAGCGCACCGTCACCACGTCGCAGGTGCGCCGGGACCCGCTGCTCGGTGACTCCGTCGCGATCGCCTCGCACCGTCAGGGACGCACCTACCATCCCCCGGCGAACGAATGTCCGCTCTGTCCCTCCGAGGGTGACCGGCTCAGCGAGATCCCCGACTCCTCGTACGACGCCGTCGTGTTCGAGAACCGCTTCCCGTCGCTGGCCGGTGACTCCGGCCGCTGCGAGGTCGTCTGCTTCACCTCGGACCACAACGCGTCCTTCGCCGACCTGACCGAGGAGCAGGCCCGGCTCGTCCTGGAGGCGTGGACCGACCGCACCGCGGAACTGTCCCATCTCCCCTCCGTCGAGCAGGTCTTCTGCTTCGAGAACCGCGGTGCCGAGATCGGTGTGACCCTGGGGCACCCGCACGGGCAGATCTACGCGTACCCCTTCACCACCCCCCGCACCGCCCTGATGCTGCGCTCCCTCGCGGCCCACAAGGACGCGACGGGCGGGGAGAACCTCTTCGACGCCGTCCTGGAGCGGGAGCTCGCCGACGAGCGGATCGTGCTCCGGACCGAGCACTGGGTCGCCTTCGTGCCGTACGCGGCGCACTGGCCGTACGAGATACACCTGTACCCCACGCGCCGCGTGCCCGACCTGCTCGCCCTCGACGAGGACGCGCGCGCAGAATTCCCCAAGGTGTATCTGGAACTCTTGAGGCGCTTCGACCGGATCTTCGGCGAGGGTGAGTCTCCGACGCCGTACATCGCGGGCTGGCACCAGGCGCCGTTCGGCACGCTGGAGGAGTTCGACGGCGTCAACCGCGACGACTTCGCGCTCCACCTCGAGCTTTTCACCATCCGCCGCACCTCCGGCAAGCTGAAGTTCCTCGCGGGTTCCGAGTCCGGCATGAACGTGTTCATCAACGACGTGCCGCCGGAGCGCGCGGCCGAGCGACTGCGAGAGGTAGCGAGTTCATGA